The Paramisgurnus dabryanus chromosome 24, PD_genome_1.1, whole genome shotgun sequence genome contains the following window.
TCtatttctgtacctaaataCTACTTGTTAGaccttactttatttgttacattgttattttatagtttatatgctttaatttcttgatttgttcttattttattttcccacattactttttttgctgatctgaaaattaTTCAACCCATGAATCAAAAACCATAATGTAATTCATCTAAATAGTACTATGTTGTAAAATGAAGTAATTTAAAACTACATGTAAGCTTTCAGTTCCACCCTAttccaaaaaaaatgtattgcctTGCCACTGATGAACAGATAATggcaaaataaatgttattaccttaactaagaagagttgatacatacctctatcatctgtgtgcgtgcacgtaagcgctggggcgcgctgcgacacttcaatagcatttagctaagcggatttaaaagaggaactatattgtatggcggaatatgacttttgggagtacttcgactcgcctgaaaaatccccttctccctctcataatgggagagggagagtgttactgcaCCGAGTCGAAATACTCCCAAAAGTCatattccgccatacaatatagttcctcttttaaatccgcttagaaaagcgctacgtttgattttgtgccaccaaacttcctcgtataactactcgtcttaaataggaaaaacgttgatgtgtttggtcacttctaactttatctctgtttgataccattgaatgaatggggctaagctaaatgctattgaagtgtcgcagcgcgctccagcgcttacgtgcatgcAGTAAGATGATAGAGGAATGtttcaactcttcttagttaaggtaataacgtAGTTTagtattgaaaatgagtagactattcctttaaattaatgagaatttaatatttataatgcTTATTTGTCCTTGACCAATCACATGCCTGATTaagttaaaagctatagtgagtggcaaatttaagcaaatgtttatattccaaaataatataaactgaaaaacacatACCGGTATAccaagaaataaaataaatcattctgTGAAATGGATTTTTGGTCATACCACCCACCCCTAATCATCAATCAAGTTATAGAATCTCAACTTTAGTTCAAATCAGACTTCAGATGTCAGAAGGGTAAAAATAATTTCAATCAAGATGTTTTCCATAATTCTGTTTGATatagttttaaaacatttcacaaTTAAATTTACATCAATGTAATGATAAAATGTTACTGTGATTAATAACAAAGCTGCAATATACACCCATTTCATAGTTATGATCTTTGCCATTTATATTGAATTATATCTGGGTGTGTGAACACTTCTGAGTATAACAATCTCGTGTTTGCGGCTGACAGCTTTTGCATCACATTGGTTTCTGTCGGTTTTCACCCTCAACTCTGTCCAGTGAGTTTCCTACTGTGTGTGGCTCTTAAACTTTATCAACACAAATGCACTGTGCCTCTAACTCTGTGAATTTATAAAGGATAATAGGCTGCTCGAGTCAGTATCACTAATTGTCATACAACTGGagaaaatatttacatgtatggCTCCTGTGCGCATGGTCGCGAAAATGTAACGCTTGTACACatatttaagcactgcagttttaaaacaagttattttaagccattgaaacacaaacaacagatcTGCGTGTGCTCTTTCGGTGTGTGAGGAGCATTCAAGTCACGCAACCACTGCTCATTAAGCTCGTGATCATTGTTGGGgttttattggccttaaatacatatatgtgtCATTcaaattcccgtctttgcaagtatccttataaacacgaccatttaggaCTTAAGAGAAAATAAACAGCTAAGATAAAACGCATGTGTTGGAtctggtcttaaaggggaagttgcCTAATTTTGCTCCTATCTGTCACTCATGTTTATGAAACAGCATTAagagaaaatctctcactgcttgactaaatcacttttctaccttaaattaagaaaaaaaatatatatatatatgtatatatatatatatatatatatatatatatatatatatatatatatatatatatatatatatatatatatatatatatatatatatatatatatatatatatacatgcataattatttgTTATCATTCCTTTATCATTGACTGtttatcttcagagagcttgagttttgtttgttttatcttttttatgcttgtatatggtttttgtgagaattatgaatatttctatggtattaaagattttaaaaaccttattaaaacttaaaaaactctaccgtgatacatatcgttatcatgaaaTAAAACgaatcctatcgtgatagaagattttgtTGAATAAACTGGGATTtacaagttatttcaacttactattatttatcttgactagagatgagttgttataagtacaggtgagttgttattacttataaaattaagttgacttttctcaactatattttataagttgtgacaacacatctctgttgacatgacttgtaaatctgagttgatttaacaaaaaattttaaggcagcaaagtattttttacagtgcagaaatgacaaacaGCAGTCCCCCAACGGCAATGTGAAAGATTGATAGCATGACAAGACGTATGGGAGCTATTACATTTCCCAAAAATCACCAtagattaataaaaacaaatacattttacatgtatttaaaaataattgaataAATATTAGTATTGCActgtttaaaaatgaatataTCTAAAAACATTGcagctttttgtttttttgaccAGTTTGTccagttttttattttctgcAAATATGAACAATAATTTTATTTAGAATTTGTTAGAAGTGTTGTCAGTAGTTCAGGATTTTTTCAGCCAATACAGAGTACCTATATCTTGTCGTTGTCATCAGCAAATACCAGTGTCAGATACTGATTATTCAAGCTGATATGTAAGCTCTTCTGTGACTATTAATGTTAACCTTTTTTTCAGATAAAGTAATACCAcaaatgttaaatatatatatatttttaggcTAATAAATATAAAACCTTGCACAGTCTTCACTGTATTAAATATACATGGAATTATAAAGTACAACAGTTCTTCAGTCAAGAGCAGAGCgtgattttctctttaataTTATTGACAGATGAATTAGGTTTCTGTAACTTTAACTTGAAACTTGGATCACAACTTCTTGAGACTTATGGCTTTATgtttacataatttattttgtaaaacaataaaatttttttcattttatttataaaattaatattttattgaattattctTATACATTAAAGAATTCCTGAAAAGGGCTTAAAAAGGCCTAAAAAGGACACAAATTGTACCTGCTGTGTTGATTGTATGGTTTACATAATTCAAATCGCAAGCATTTCAGCTTTCCAAAGAAATGtgacatgtttagctttttgtttGTGAGTTGTTGTATTTGATAACGTTTTCTGTCAAATAATGCAGTGTCCCTCCCACGTTACACTGGGATTTTTAGCAAGAGAGATCTTTGCTCTGTACTCATACTGATGATAGGCTGTCTGTGTACATGTGTCGGGTGTATGCGTAAAATCAGCTGCAAgtaaaatgaaagtttaaactgtcaaaactttaaaacacatgcaaataataaactttcgGCATGAAAATGCAATGCTTGCCTAAGGTGTAAAAGATAGAGATATTGTCACTGGGactgtacctttaaaaaagatcctaatatgtacaattttGATACTAATACCTTGGTGCCAGCATGTACCTCTATGGTACCAATAtacaccttttaggtacaaaagtgtactgtTTGAAAAGCTACCACCCCcattgacaacttttgtaccttttgtaaCTTGAACCTTTTATTCTAAGAGCGTAGGTTGTATAggctgtttgatggggatgtgcAAATTGCACATGAGCAACTGGTTGTAAAAATGCTGgcatttataattgtttataaaAATTGCAAATTGCGGTCACATTCAGGAGCCATATGATGACAAAGTAAATAGAAAAATTGGTTGATGAAATTGACAAAATAAGCGATTGAGTCATTTAATGCAATGATCTGCAGCTGATCAAgcaaacaaatgaaaataatgtagtaagttgttttcttaatttttttaattgtatgtCTGCCTGTCATGTCCGCTATTTTTGTTACTAtcttcatatattttatatacttttagaaattatttaacattttcttgCCTTGATATTAATGTTTATACTGGTTCTGTTATGATTTTATTTGCTTTGTTtgtataataatttattaattcttCCTTAATTTTATAATGGGCACAGTTTTCTGAAATATCCCACATTATAAGCACcaaacttaataataataaatagttaaataattattttgaaataataattgtaaGCATGATTTTGTTTTGGGGATCAGTGTTATCAATGGCCTTGTACAGGTGAAATCTGCCTTAATACATTAATGATCAAATTAATTTTATAATGGCTTTTGATGCAGATTGTAGACATCGTTACACTGTTAAAATGACATATGCATTTAATAAGACTGTTCCTACTAATCTTTGTTCAGTCAATGAAAAATCAACTGTAAATCTTTGATTATAACTGCAGGTACatttgttgtttaaaaacattatcttttgtgcttttttcaaatggtaatttttttattgttttaataatgtTGGAACTCTGATAGCTTAGCCTTCATGACAATAGTTGGCATGTTTTCCCATCatagttttaaattattattattatgccattatcatcatagttttaaattattattatgctattattattattattattatcatcatcatcatagtttcacattttGTGTTTCTAAGCTCTTGTGTTTCTCTGTCATCTTCTATGTTTGTCTATTTGTCTGATTTGTTTTTAGCTACATTTGTCTTGTTGTCTTAAATTAAATAGTCTTGTTATTCATGTATCTTGTTTTGGGACCCAGTACAGTACTACATACTGATTATGTGATAAAAATATCTGTAAGATTTGAGGTAATCATATAAACAGTCATGAATGATCTCACCGGTTTATGTGCTGCTCTTTTACAGAATGTTGGATCTGCGTAAGTGATTTCCATTCCTCTGTTTTGAACTGTTTCAGGAACTATGATAAACACATTTGAAAAAATAATCAACTTTATCTTTTTCTTCACAAAAAGTGTCAATAGAAGTGTATTATATTATgacattatttattataatatttattactGTACAGCTGTATTATCACTAGTCACATTTACCTTGTtgctgtgtgtttttgtgtttccTAAAGATGCAGAAGATCAAAACTGAAGCGACAATCATCAAACATCCAACAGCAAAACAACAGATCAGAATGAAGGTAAGATCTGTAATGAATAATGAAAGACATTACTGTTACTGAATCTGTCGGACTGACCTCAGATAAGTGATCTTGTAGTCTATTCTCAGATCAGTTCactaaataaacacaaacatcaCCTGTGACTCACCTGAACACGGCTGACAGAGATGAGTGATGTTGAGATGTTGAGTCTGATTACTGATGGGATTGTTCACCACACATCTGTAAGATTCATCCAGACACTCCAGATGAAGAGAGATGCTGTTGTTAAGATCAGACACACTGATGCTGGACAATAAACTGTTTCCTTTGTACCAGGACAGACTCACATCACTCACATCTTTCACATTCAACACTGAACACACAAAGACACATGATGATGTTTCTGATGATGAAGAGTTTTGTGTGGTGATGACAGGAATGGGAAGACGAGCTGAAAAATATACAGATACAAAAATCAAAAGATGATATTATCAATATAAAACAAGAGACACCTTTGAGATTAATAACTATATAAAAGTTAATATATCAACTAAAGCAATAAGCCCTGAGGGGTTTGAGCTTAACAGTGAATATAAACCAAATAAGCGACTTTGTTAAGCACGACACAgagatgattgattttattataTGGTTGGGTATAcctgacagtaatttattaaagcACACGCCAAGAACAATGCAAAGATATCGATAAACACATTTTACTATCATGCAGGATAGCAAAAATATTGACAaacaacagacaaacacattgaTGTAGTAAAACTGATGTTATGAGCTCACAAAAGTCATTTACAACAACcactataatatatatattataaacaaaaatatagaGAAGACAAACAGTAAATCTTTACTCACCATAGACAGTAACATTGAATCTGTGTGATGACACCGTCCCGCTGGTGATAGTTACTTGATAAAGTCCAGTGTGTTGAGTTGTGATGTTTGTGATGGCGAGATCTCCAGTCTGATTATTCACCTGCAGTCTGTCTCTGAATCTCACATCAAAAACATCATATATTGATGTCTTATTTGCTCCATTGATTTGAGCTATGAGAGACCCTTTAAGTCCAAAAACCCAATCGATCAAATCAcctgtctttaatttaatatgaGTGTGTAGAGTAACAGAATCTCCCTCCATCACTGACACTGACTTCACTTCATCATTTATTTGAGCTTTTCCATCTTTAATAAAATCACAAAGACAAACATAGAAAGAGATTTGGAAATGAGCGCTTTATgaagaaatgtttctttaaatataaaaaatgagaaaaagaaCTGCATGAAAAAGAAAAGCCCTTTGAATTCACACcgctttaaatgttttaatcttCTGGCTTTGGTCtggtaaatatatttttaagtatttaaacAAAAGATTTACGACATTTCCTTTCAGATTCTGATGAGTCCTAAACTTTACTGACAGAATTAAAGTTCAGTTGACTTttacacaaacaacaacaaatcatagcagaaataaagaaataaagctTCTTATTTTACCAAACATCCATAAAAATGAACAGTATTACTATGAATAATATCTAATGAATATTTAGATTATGTGAGATAACAGCCATGAATCCAAACTAGATTTCATAATAATATCTCAGTTTTTATATGAGAATTAAATCAAGTGTATCTTcagactaaaattaaaatttaactAAAATATAATCTAAATAACACATAAACACAACTAAAATAAATCATAACTCTGTATAATCAGCTgtaataaaacacatttataacTTACCAACCAGAGAAGTGAAgcagaaaaagagaaaaacaaacatgagaaacattttctttaacagTTCAGATGTCTGAAATAACAACACAACAATAATCTGACAGTGTTGTGATATAAAGTCAGGTAcagaaaactgttaatattGTTTATGATGTTAAACTAGTCGTCTCGCTGACTCCCATCAGATGAATTTAACCACAAGCTCTCTTAAACCCCACCCTAAAAAAACTTACTGATCTCTCTccttaaaacacaaaacaagttaatttatatattatatacagtacatgatAATTTAAAGAGCTTCATATAAGGAAAATAAGAAGAAAAACTTAAGACAAAAAGTCTTTCAAATCTTCTGATATCAAGAAGAAAACCTGAATTAGATTAAATAAAAGAGAAATCATACATTAAACTGACATAAATGTGCTCTAAATAAAATTActcctcaggtccttacactggaatttgttgtcattttttcagatttctcagatttttttaagataaacTTGTGAAGAGTAGAAACCTACTCTGTtgttgataaataaataaagaagttTTATAAAAGTCTTGTTTGAAAACTAAGCACTTAATTCTTGTAATATTGTTGAGATGATTTAGTAAAACGGAttgatttattgttttaatatgaCTATATATTAACatgaatactgtacattttcaaACCTTCAAACATTTCTTATTCTTTATTATTGTAGGGATGAGACCAATTACATTGAAACATTTCAAACCCATTGACATTCAAACAGATCCTTATATTGAAAACCAGCCCTGCTTTAAACCTGGAAGTTAACACGCATGCTCAGACAGACCTCACAAACTGAAGTTGTGTTAATCTCTATACAACCTGACTTTACATCACAACACTATCAGATCGGTGTTGTGTTGTTATTTCAGACATCTGAACTGTTGAAGAAGATGTTTCTCatgtttgtttttctctttttctgcTTCACTTCTCTGGTTGGTAAgttataaatgtgttttattacAGCTGATTGTACAGCGTTATGATGTTTAagtgtatttatgtatatatgttatttatattatattttagttaaatttttattttagtttgaaGATGCACTTgatttaatttttatatataaactaAGATGATATTATGAAATCTAGTTTGGATGTGTCTGTGATCTCACATTATCTAAATATTCAtcagatattatttattttaatactctGTTAAATGTTTATGGATTTATAGTTAAAATAAGAATATAAAAGGTTTTTCTCTATTAAAATTTGTTGTATGTGTGAAATTCAACTGAACTTTAATTCTGTCAGTAAAGTTTGAGATTAATCAGAATCTGAATGGAAATGTGATGaatcttttgttttttgttttaattcatGAATGAATATTTACCAAAGCCAgaagattaaaatatttaaagcgGTGTGAATTCAAAGGGCTTTTCTTTTTCATGCAGttctttttctcattttttatatttaaagaaacatttcttcATAAAGCGCTCATTTCCAAATCTCTTTCTATGTTTGTCTTTGTGCTTTTATTAAAGATGGAAAAGCTCAAATAAATGATGAAGTGAAGTCAGTGTCAGTGATGGAGGGAGATTCTGTTACTCTACACattgatattaaattaaaaacaggTGATGTGATCGATTGGGTTTTTGGACTTAAAGGGTCTCTCATAGCTCAAATCAATGGAGCAAATAAGACATCAATATATGATGTTTTTGATGTGAGATTCAGAGACAGACTGCAGGTGAATTATCAGACTGGAGATCTCGCCATCACAAACATCACAACTCAACACACTGGACTTTATCAAGTTACTATCACCAGCGGGACGGTGTCATCACACAGATTCAATGTTACTGTCTATGGTGAGTAAAGAGTTACTGTTTGTCCTGTCTTATGTTACAATACAGCATTTAGCATTTTAACTCTCAATAGTGTCTCCTGCTTTATATTGATAATATATGTTTTATTGTTTCTGTTCTCTCATGTTTTCCAGCTTGTCTGTCTGTTCCTGTCATCACTAGAGACTCTTGTTCAAGCTCAAGCTGTTCATTATTGTGTTCAGTGTTAAATGTGAGAGATGTGAGTCTGTCCTGGTACAAAGGAAACAGTTTATTGTCCAGCATCAGTGTGTCTGATCTCAACATCAGACTCTCTCTACCTCTGGAGGTTGAATATCAggatacaaacacatacagctGTGTACTCAACAATACCATCACAAACCAAACTCAACATCTCAACATCACTCATCTCTGTCAGTCATGTTCAGgtatagtatttatttattgagtTCATTTGTACCCACTTGGACCAACttgaaacatgctttaaaatattaaaacatctttaatgtaaaaatataagtaGCTAAATTAATTGAGTCGGCAAATGATGTGCTGAGGTAATTTTGCCACAGATTAATAAACTCATTTTAATCTTTAGctttatgctgcatttacaccaaccgtgGTAGAGGCATGAAGCGCgaatgatttcaatgttaagtcaatgtgaaggcGCGTTGAGGTGGGTCAGGAGGTCCTGCagcgcggaagaggcgttcaGTGCGGCGCGGAtgacgcgtttccgcctctttcgcgCGTATTGAGTgttgtgcattttgcggttcacgcgaatttgcggctgacgcccgagttgaaaaattttaactttggtGGAATtttgcgccgcgttaaccaatccggagcctgcttgctgctctGGTGGCAGCCcggcccggagtcactcattcaaccaacgcttgatattgtccataagcagtcacccggagctatatgATACAAGTTTTAATTTCTacagaggagacaggaataaaaaggacctcgcttgaaagagtgtcagtgaggacatcgGGCAAACTGGTAAGctgtaatacacatttcacgtttgagtcacgtgacgtttatctacCCGCgctgtttattttccccctatagtaaggttaccacatacaaactggtaactctcttgataaatgcacaatcaacatcagtcatcttgcagacagacaaccacatagcacttgcccctcccacaagaagcggagtttgcctctgacgcgcgtcaaatgcttgctttttccgcgcgtctactccgctctacacgcgcgaatgcattcaaagtgttcaagcggcaaactaggtgCGGTatacgcgattttgacgcccaaaacacggttggtgtaaactcagcattagACCTTTATGAGAATTAACATTATAACAACACGTGTTTAAACGAGTTAAGGCGTTTCTTACTATCCAAAGTGCTCGAGAGTGGAGGTTGCGCTCTGTGGTGTTGCATCACCTCGTTGCTGCGCAGCCATGAGCCGCACGCTCCGTGATGGCGAGGATAACGGAATGCGTAATCAGATTTTAATTCCTCATCTGAACCTCAATCAATCATGTCATTGTCACCATGTGATCAGTTAATTTGGTCGGGACTTTGTAGTGTTTGTCCAGAGAAGATTTGTTACTTCTGGGTGGATACTCGGCTGTTACTCAGAGAAGAGCTGCTGTGGGGTTAGTTCACATCAAGTCACAGCTTCTAATGGAGACACCGCATAGGGAGGCAGAGCGGtagatgtaatgcaacacatAAACTACAGATAAAAAAAGAGCCATCAAAGTGCCCAGgttaaaggtgccatttgtaataattgaggtaaaagattttta
Protein-coding sequences here:
- the LOC135748103 gene encoding uncharacterized protein produces the protein MLRQTSQTEVVLISIQPDFTSQHYQIGVVLLFQTSELLKKMFLMFVFLFFCFTSLVDGKAQINDEVKSVSVMEGDSVTLHIDIKLKTGDVIDWVFGLKGSLIAQINGANKTSIYDVFDVRFRDRLQVNYQTGDLAITNITTQHTGLYQVTITSGTVSSHRFNVTVYACLSVPVITRDSCSSSSCSLLCSVLNVRDVSLSWYKGNSLLSSISVSDLNIRLSLPLEVEYQDTNTYSCVLNNTITNQTQHLNITHLCQSCSDCFCCCYGPEAAIRLVVSALIQKIKTEGTIIKHPTPQQIRMMTVFAVVMVLKL